A part of Anolis sagrei isolate rAnoSag1 chromosome 3, rAnoSag1.mat, whole genome shotgun sequence genomic DNA contains:
- the LOC132764645 gene encoding LOW QUALITY PROTEIN: D-beta-hydroxybutyrate dehydrogenase, mitochondrial-like (The sequence of the model RefSeq protein was modified relative to this genomic sequence to represent the inferred CDS: deleted 2 bases in 1 codon; substituted 1 base at 1 genomic stop codon): MATLLAATRLHRRPLVQLAIQAPRRKEAPANGLRPPLQLFLSASPSPNLQGRRSIATEVEKIGERRCXSRASDSGFGFALAKHLHEEGFIIYAGCLLKEQGRGGSKELDDMKSDRMRTVQLNVCDSEEVGRAVDHVTATMKDEAGLWGLVNNAGISTFGEVEFTSMDTYKEVAEVNLWGTIRTTKSFLPLIRRAKGRVVNISSMMGRMANPARSPYCITKFGVEAFSDCLRYEMRPHEVKVCIVEPGNFIAGTSLYSPERIQAIADKMWDELPEIVRRDYGRQYFDEQIAKMESYCNSGSADTSPVIDSITHALTSTTPYTRYHPMDYYWWLRMQVMTHMPAAISDRLYIY; encoded by the exons ATGGCGACCCTCTTGGCTGCCACCCGCCTCCACCGGAGGCCCTTGGTCCAGCTGGCCATCCAGGCCCCCCGGCGCAAGGAAGCCCCTGCCAATGGATTGCG GCCCCCCCTGCAGCTCTTCCTCTCTGCCTCCCCCTCGCCCAACCTGCAGGGAAGGCGCTCCATCGCCACAGAAGTGGAaaag ATCGGGGAGCGCAGG TGCTGATCACGGGCTAGCGACTCGGGCTTTGGCTTTGCGCTGGCCAAGCACCTCCACGAAGAGGGCTTCATCATCTACGCCGGGTGCCTCCTGAAG GAACAAGGCCGGGGGGGCTCCAAGGAACTGGATGACATGAAGAGCGACCGCATGCGGACCGTCCAGCTCAACGTCTGTGACAGTGAGGAAGTGGGGCGTGCCGTGGACCACGTGACTGCAACCATGAAGGATGAAGCTG GGCTCTGGGGCCTGGTGAACAATGCGGGGATTTCCACCTTTGGGGAAGTGGAGTTCACCAGCATGGACACTTACAAGGAGGTGGCCGAAGTGAACCTGTGGGGCACCATCCGCACCACCAAGTCCTTCCTGCCCCTCATCCGCAGAGCCAAAG GCCGCGTGGTGAACATCAGCAGCATGATGGGGCGCATGGCCAACCCGGCGCGCTCTCCCTACTGCATCACCAAGTTCGGGGTGGAGGCGTTCTCCGACTGCCTGCGCTACGAGATGCGCCCGCACGAGGTGAAGGTGTGCATCGTGGAGCCGGGCAACTTCATCGCGGGCACCAGCCTCTACAGCCCCGAGCGCATCCAGGCCATCGCCGACAAGATGTGGGACGAGCTGCCGGAGATCGTGCGCCGCGACTACGGGCGGCAGTACTTTGACGAGCAGATCGCCAAGATGGAGTCGTACTGCAACAGCGGCTCGGCCGACACCTCCCCGGTCATCGACAGCATCACCCACGCCCTGACCTCCACCACGCCCTACACCCGCTACCACCCCATGGACTACTACTGGTGGCTGCGCATGCAGGTCATGACCCACATGCCCGCCGCCATCTCCGACCGCCTCTACATCTACTGA